A genome region from Cervus elaphus chromosome 18, mCerEla1.1, whole genome shotgun sequence includes the following:
- the LOC122674210 gene encoding ferritin light chain-like, which produces MSSQIRQNYSIGLVNMQLRASYTYLSLGFYFYRDDVALEGVGHFFRELAKEKREAAEPLLKLRNQPGGPALFLDVQKPSQDEWGKTQDAMEAALLVEKNLNQALLDLHGLASARGDPHICDFLENHFLDEEVKLIKKMGDHLTNLSRLAGPQAGLGEYLLFERLTLKHD; this is translated from the coding sequence ATGAGCTCCCAGATTCGTCAGAATTATTCCATCGGCCTGGTTAACATGCAACTGCGGGCCTCCTACACCTACCTCTCTCTGGGCTTCTATTTCTACCGCGACGATGTGGCTCTGGAGGGTGTGGGTCACTTTTTTCGCGAATTGGCCAAGGAGAAGCGCGAGGCCGCGGAGCCTCTCTTAAAACTGCGAAACCAGCCTGGCGGCCCCGCCCTCTTCCTGGACGTGCAAAAGCCATCTCAAGATGAGTGGGGTAAAACCCAGGACGCTATGGAAGCCGCCCTTCTCGTAGAGAAGAACCTGAATCAAGCCCTGTTGGATCTGCATGGCCTGGCTTCTGCCCGCGGAGACCCCCACATCTGTGATTTCCTGGAGAACCACTTTCTAGATGAGGAAGTGAAACTCATCAAGAAGATGGGTGACCACCTGACCAACCTCAGCAGGCTGGCTGGTCCCCAGGCTGGGTTGGGCGAGTATCTTCTCTTCGAGAGGCTCACCCTCAAGCACGACTAG